In one Buchnera aphidicola (Pemphigus immunis) genomic region, the following are encoded:
- a CDS encoding AIR synthase related protein, with protein MDLGHKAIAVNLSDLAAMSSKPKWLTLSLTIPKKNTT; from the coding sequence ATAGATTTAGGACACAAAGCCATAGCAGTTAATCTCAGTGATTTAGCCGCTATGAGTTCTAAACCAAAATGGCTTACTCTATCCTTAACTATTCCTAAAAAAAATACCACATAG
- the nusB gene encoding transcription antitermination factor NusB: MKTNSRRKARECIIQVLYSWQISKNNINYIISQFLAEKNVKKIDMNYFHEIIVGIVKNYKYIDELIRPFLSRTLEEVGQIEKSILRLSFYELLKRLDIPYKVSINESIELAKSFGAKDSHKFINGVLDKAAWKIRIHKKK; the protein is encoded by the coding sequence ATGAAAACCAATTCTCGTAGAAAAGCTCGTGAATGTATCATACAAGTACTGTACTCTTGGCAAATATCTAAAAATAACATTAATTATATTATTTCACAATTTTTAGCAGAAAAAAATGTCAAAAAAATTGATATGAATTATTTTCACGAAATAATTGTTGGTATTGTTAAAAACTACAAATATATAGATGAATTAATACGACCTTTTCTTTCTCGCACATTAGAAGAAGTAGGACAAATAGAAAAATCCATTTTAAGATTATCCTTTTATGAATTATTGAAAAGATTAGATATTCCTTATAAAGTTTCCATTAACGAAAGTATAGAATTAGCTAAATCTTTTGGAGCCAAAGACAGTCATAAATTTATCAATGGAGTACTTGACAAAGCAGCATGGAAAATTAGAATCCATAAAAAAAAATAA
- the cyoD gene encoding cytochrome o ubiquinol oxidase subunit IV produces the protein MQNIIKLYILGSIFSVILTMFPFLFIMVNYFSKATLFFLVSFCAMLQIIVHLRYFLNLNTDIENRWNVVAVLFSTVIIFIIISGTSWIMSNLNSNLMQC, from the coding sequence ATGCAAAATATTATTAAATTATATATATTAGGAAGTATTTTTTCTGTTATTTTAACAATGTTTCCATTTTTATTTATTATGGTAAATTATTTTTCTAAAGCAACATTATTTTTTTTGGTTTCTTTTTGTGCAATGTTACAAATTATTGTTCATTTACGTTATTTTTTAAATTTGAATACTGATATTGAAAATAGATGGAATGTTGTAGCAGTATTATTTTCTACTGTGATTATTTTTATTATTATTTCTGGTACAAGTTGGATTATGTCAAATTTAAATTCTAATTTAATGCAATGTTAA
- the cyoC gene encoding cytochrome o ubiquinol oxidase subunit III, with protein MIINNLIPIVEMNKKKYINDVIESKKIFGFWLYLISDCILFATMFSVYFVMVNNTADGPTGKDIFKLSFILLETILLLFSTISYGLVKISVYQNRLMNTVIFLFITFFFGLGFIGLEFFEFYSLIKKGYGPSRSGFLSAFFTLVATHGIHVFFGVFWVLVMICQIIKFGISKTTYIRILCLGLFWHFLDLVWICLFTFVYLICFL; from the coding sequence ATGATAATAAATAATTTAATACCTATTGTTGAAATGAATAAAAAAAAATATATCAATGACGTAATAGAATCAAAAAAAATATTTGGTTTTTGGTTATATTTAATTAGTGATTGTATTTTGTTTGCAACAATGTTTTCTGTTTATTTTGTTATGGTTAATAATACTGCTGATGGTCCTACTGGAAAAGATATTTTTAAATTATCTTTTATATTATTAGAAACTATTTTACTATTATTTAGTACTATTTCTTATGGTTTAGTTAAAATATCAGTATATCAAAACAGGTTAATGAATACCGTTATTTTTTTATTTATTACATTTTTTTTTGGTTTAGGTTTTATTGGATTAGAATTTTTTGAATTTTATAGTTTAATTAAAAAAGGTTATGGTCCTAGTCGTAGTGGATTTTTATCTGCTTTTTTTACTTTAGTAGCTACTCATGGGATACATGTATTTTTTGGTGTTTTTTGGGTTTTGGTGATGATATGTCAGATAATTAAATTTGGTATATCAAAAACAACATATATTCGTATTTTATGTCTTGGTTTATTTTGGCATTTTTTAGATTTAGTATGGATTTGTTTATTTACTTTTGTATACTTAATTTGTTTTCTTTAA
- a CDS encoding MFS transporter, whose translation MKKKELQAVVGLCFILNLRIFGVFMILPVISTYGLLLENGNKFLVGVAIGIYGLTQSFFQIPFGFFSDKIGRKLVILFGLILFFLGSCVSGMTYSIWGLILGRALQGSGAISATCMAYISDFVEGAQYTKIMSLIGITYGLTFALSIIIGPLIVSFLNFQALFWFVIFLAFMAILVTYFFIPNIVVSSSNFNFYSFKKGIYTILQKYDLIRLYFGIFILHVLLMFIFIFLPLQLVFFKFSLDDHWKLYLVIIFISFIFVIGIFLFTKIKLKIMSIFLLSNICIVLSEIIFFNFMSSCYIFLLGIEIFFIAFNILESLIPSLVGKKSCSQYRGTAMGIYSTAQFLGISCGGILGGWILSIFDILGLLISGLFFSILWFLVSVAIKNEI comes from the coding sequence ATGAAAAAAAAAGAATTACAAGCTGTAGTTGGTTTATGTTTTATTTTAAATTTAAGAATTTTTGGTGTTTTTATGATTCTTCCAGTAATTAGTACTTATGGTTTATTATTAGAAAATGGAAATAAATTTTTAGTTGGTGTAGCTATTGGTATTTATGGATTGACACAGTCTTTTTTTCAAATTCCATTTGGTTTTTTCTCAGATAAAATTGGTAGAAAATTAGTTATTTTATTTGGTTTGATTTTGTTTTTTTTAGGTAGTTGTGTATCTGGTATGACTTATTCTATTTGGGGTTTGATATTAGGAAGAGCATTACAAGGGTCAGGAGCTATTTCTGCTACTTGTATGGCGTATATATCAGATTTTGTTGAAGGTGCACAGTATACTAAAATAATGTCTTTAATTGGTATTACTTACGGATTGACATTTGCATTATCAATTATAATTGGACCATTGATTGTTAGTTTTTTAAATTTTCAAGCTTTATTTTGGTTTGTTATTTTTTTAGCTTTTATGGCTATTTTGGTAACTTATTTTTTTATTCCGAACATTGTAGTATCATCTAGTAATTTTAATTTTTATAGTTTTAAAAAAGGTATTTATACTATTTTACAAAAATATGATTTAATTAGATTATATTTTGGTATTTTTATATTACATGTATTATTAATGTTTATTTTTATTTTTTTGCCTTTACAATTGGTTTTTTTTAAATTTTCTTTAGATGATCATTGGAAGTTATATTTAGTTATTATTTTTATTTCTTTTATTTTTGTTATAGGAATATTTTTATTTACTAAAATAAAGTTAAAAATCATGTCAATATTTTTATTATCGAATATTTGTATTGTTTTATCGGAAATAATTTTTTTTAATTTTATGTCGTCATGTTATATTTTTTTACTTGGTATTGAAATATTTTTTATAGCTTTTAATATTTTAGAATCTTTAATTCCGTCTTTAGTTGGTAAAAAATCTTGTTCTCAATATAGAGGTACAGCTATGGGCATATATTCCACAGCACAATTTTTAGGGATATCTTGTGGGGGAATATTAGGTGGATGGATATTGAGCATATTTGATATATTAGGTTTATTAATATCAGGATTATTTTTTTCTATATTATGGTTTTTAGTCAGTGTTGCAATAAAAAATGAAATATGA
- the cyoE gene encoding heme o synthase: protein MIKVYFLCFLELIKPKIIIGNLISLMGAFFLASKGNIDYNLFFLTIVGTSLLIASACIMNNVIDRDIDAKMNRTKNRILVHKLLSIKTIFYISVIFFCIGMYIFFSFINILSAFLVLIAFFIYVFLYSIYMKRNSIYSTFIGSLSGSIPPLIGYCSVVNSFDFCAFFLFFMLVFWQMAHFYSIAIIYLNDYEIVNIPLFPIEKGILVTKYHIIFYILFFIFFSLMLTVIGYTGYIYFLCSFLSGFFWLYLGLKGFYTLDNVIWARKLFRFSIILIFITSVMMSLDFIP from the coding sequence ATGATAAAAGTGTATTTTTTATGTTTTTTAGAGTTAATAAAACCAAAAATTATTATAGGTAATTTAATTTCACTTATGGGTGCTTTTTTTTTAGCATCGAAAGGTAATATTGATTATAATTTATTTTTTTTAACTATAGTAGGAACATCATTGTTAATTGCATCGGCTTGTATAATGAATAATGTTATAGATAGAGATATAGATGCAAAAATGAACAGAACTAAAAATAGAATTTTAGTACATAAATTATTATCAATAAAAACAATTTTTTATATTTCTGTGATATTTTTTTGTATAGGAATGTATATATTTTTTTCTTTTATAAATATTTTATCAGCGTTTTTAGTTTTAATAGCATTTTTTATATATGTTTTTTTATATAGTATATATATGAAGAGAAATAGTATTTATTCTACTTTTATAGGTAGTTTATCAGGTTCTATTCCTCCACTTATAGGATATTGTTCTGTTGTTAATTCTTTTGATTTTTGTGCATTTTTTTTATTTTTTATGCTTGTTTTTTGGCAAATGGCTCATTTTTATTCTATTGCTATTATTTATCTTAATGATTATGAAATAGTTAATATACCTTTATTCCCTATAGAAAAAGGTATATTAGTTACTAAATATCATATTATTTTTTATATTTTATTTTTTATTTTTTTTTCATTGATGTTAACTGTCATTGGTTATACTGGTTATATATATTTTTTATGTTCATTTTTATCGGGATTTTTTTGGTTGTATTTAGGATTAAAAGGATTTTATACTTTAGATAACGTTATTTGGGCTCGTAAATTATTTCGTTTTTCTATTATTTTGATTTTTATAACTAGTGTTATGATGTCTTTAGATTTTATTCCTTAA
- the recB gene encoding exodeoxyribonuclease V subunit beta: MCKIKKKLDILNISLHGKKVIEASAGTGKTFTIIMLYLRLLLGIDNHTINTRTFSVKEILIVTFTKNMQEELRNRIKKNIYNFRIACIKKDSKNTFFKELISKITNFNYTNMLLLKAEHQIDQAAIFTIHGFCNHILSIHQYSSNIYLSRKILENTYPLYFQATCDFWRKKSFSLSITISKIISQYWKNPESLLKDILTILKISPKIIKPILKEAKTITEYHEELIKIINNFKKIWLTEKGKIVPLIIHSDINKRIYHKTNLLKWIKKITIWANENTENYFIPKELNYFKQSFLYEKTKTGTIPKYILFDKIDFFLKTKFSLKEIFLFHALTDIPKILKKEKEKQRYLEFDDLLIFLSNSLKKNNLSQIICKKYPVTFIDEFQDTSKLQYSIFKKIYMKENSYLLILIGDPKQSIYSFRGANIFTYLQSKNEIKEHYFLDTNWRASNDMNHSINLLFTQHKNPFYLSQIRFQPTYSGKKDIKFTINGNNQPALRFFMKQGRNICIDEYQQWIANKCAQSIAEWLEKGRNGKAIIKKENKTVSLQAKDITILVRNKNESEIIKKALSDVNINSYYYSDKKNIYNTIEAKELLWILQSILYPHKEKLLKKAMFTNILQYNINEIENVNKEYDFWSSLIKKFNKYKIIWEKKGIFNMIKKIFTNHIKRNNTYTNSQSNIFILLQLAELLQEKSRNITEHNSLIFWLKNKILYSNDNLKKKYIKPFYDKNSIKIVTFYKSKGLEYNITWIPFSINFFKSKYILYHNKKTLQTIFDLNNNEQKEKKAKIEYLSEDIRLLYVALTRSILHCSIGIAPVIKNKKKEKDFTDLHKSALGYIIQSDKIYNSEELLIILKKISSNKCIELILNFKENKKFKIIEKKHKNTLSVQINKNINHHWCITSYSALKKKQISKKEKNIISGEFLIKNKNVIKNKEYNIHNFPKGKIYGTFLHNILKKQNFKKIDLIWLKTELRKNNLSDKWLSMLSEWISNISKTPLINNEFYLSKLNMQKYIKELEFYLSIKNTITDTKINKLMKFYDSISKSSPNLKFNSITGILTGSIDFVFCWKKKYYFIDYKTNWLGSSYHFYDSKKIKYHMIKNRYDLQYQLYSLALHRYLQQKIKNYQFNLHFGGIFFWFLRAIDNNNKNKGIFYTLPKKIFIEKLDQIF, from the coding sequence ATGTGCAAAATAAAAAAAAAATTAGATATATTAAATATATCTCTACATGGAAAAAAAGTAATAGAAGCTTCTGCTGGAACTGGAAAAACATTTACTATAATTATGTTATATCTAAGATTACTATTAGGAATAGATAATCATACTATAAATACACGTACATTTTCAGTAAAAGAAATTTTGATTGTAACATTCACTAAAAATATGCAAGAAGAGTTAAGAAATAGAATTAAAAAAAATATTTATAATTTTCGTATAGCTTGTATAAAAAAAGATAGTAAAAATACCTTTTTTAAGGAATTGATATCTAAAATTACTAATTTTAATTATACCAACATGTTACTACTAAAAGCAGAGCATCAAATAGATCAAGCAGCAATTTTTACGATTCATGGTTTTTGTAATCATATCTTAAGTATACATCAATATTCTTCTAACATATATTTATCAAGAAAAATTCTAGAAAACACGTATCCTCTATATTTTCAAGCAACATGTGATTTTTGGAGAAAAAAAAGTTTTTCACTATCTATTACAATTTCAAAAATCATTTCTCAATATTGGAAAAATCCTGAATCACTTTTAAAAGATATCTTAACAATATTAAAAATTTCTCCTAAAATTATTAAACCTATATTAAAAGAAGCAAAAACGATTACCGAATACCATGAAGAATTAATAAAAATAATTAATAATTTTAAAAAAATATGGTTAACAGAAAAAGGGAAAATTGTACCATTAATAATTCATTCAGATATAAATAAAAGGATATATCATAAAACTAATCTATTAAAATGGATAAAAAAAATTACAATTTGGGCCAATGAAAATACAGAAAACTATTTCATACCAAAAGAACTTAATTATTTTAAACAAAGTTTTTTATACGAAAAAACAAAAACAGGAACAATTCCTAAATATATTTTATTTGATAAAATCGATTTTTTTTTAAAAACAAAATTTTCACTAAAAGAAATTTTCTTATTTCATGCATTAACCGATATTCCAAAAATTTTAAAAAAAGAAAAAGAAAAACAAAGATATTTAGAATTTGATGATTTATTAATTTTTCTTTCAAATTCTTTAAAAAAAAATAATTTATCTCAAATAATATGTAAAAAATATCCAGTAACATTTATAGATGAATTTCAAGATACTAGTAAACTACAATATAGTATATTCAAAAAAATATATATGAAAGAAAATAGTTATCTACTAATATTAATAGGAGATCCAAAACAATCTATTTATAGCTTTCGCGGAGCTAATATATTTACCTATTTACAATCTAAAAATGAAATCAAAGAACACTATTTCCTCGATACAAATTGGAGAGCATCTAATGATATGAATCATAGTATTAATTTACTTTTTACTCAACATAAAAATCCTTTTTATTTATCTCAAATTCGTTTTCAACCAACATATTCCGGTAAAAAAGATATAAAATTTACAATTAATGGAAATAATCAACCAGCATTACGTTTTTTTATGAAACAAGGAAGAAACATATGTATTGATGAATATCAACAATGGATCGCTAATAAATGTGCTCAAAGTATAGCTGAATGGTTAGAAAAAGGAAGAAACGGTAAAGCTATAATAAAAAAAGAAAATAAAACTGTTTCACTTCAAGCAAAAGATATAACTATCCTAGTTAGAAACAAAAATGAATCAGAAATAATAAAAAAAGCTTTAAGTGACGTTAACATTAATTCTTATTATTATTCTGATAAAAAAAATATTTATAATACCATAGAAGCAAAAGAACTACTTTGGATACTACAATCTATTTTATATCCACATAAAGAAAAATTACTTAAAAAAGCCATGTTCACCAACATATTACAATACAACATTAATGAAATCGAAAATGTAAATAAAGAATATGATTTCTGGTCATCATTAATAAAAAAATTTAATAAATATAAAATTATTTGGGAAAAAAAAGGAATCTTTAATATGATCAAAAAAATTTTCACAAATCATATTAAAAGAAATAATACATATACAAATAGTCAATCTAATATTTTTATATTATTACAATTAGCTGAATTATTACAAGAAAAATCCAGAAATATTACAGAACATAATTCATTAATTTTTTGGTTAAAAAATAAAATTTTATATTCAAATGATAATTTAAAAAAAAAATATATCAAACCATTTTATGATAAAAATTCTATAAAAATTGTTACTTTCTATAAATCTAAAGGATTAGAATATAATATCACATGGATACCTTTTTCTATTAATTTTTTTAAATCAAAGTATATCTTGTACCATAATAAAAAAACACTACAAACAATATTTGATTTAAATAATAATGAACAAAAAGAAAAAAAAGCAAAAATAGAATACTTATCTGAAGATATAAGATTATTATATGTTGCACTGACACGATCTATATTACACTGTAGCATAGGAATTGCTCCCGTAATAAAAAATAAAAAAAAAGAAAAAGATTTTACAGATTTACATAAAAGCGCATTAGGATATATTATTCAATCAGATAAAATATATAATTCCGAAGAATTACTTATTATATTAAAAAAAATTAGCTCAAATAAATGTATTGAACTAATTTTAAATTTTAAAGAAAATAAAAAGTTTAAAATCATAGAAAAAAAACATAAAAATACTTTATCAGTACAAATAAATAAAAATATAAATCATCATTGGTGCATCACCAGTTATTCTGCATTAAAAAAAAAACAAATATCAAAAAAAGAAAAAAATATTATCTCTGGTGAATTTTTAATAAAAAATAAAAATGTGATTAAGAACAAAGAATACAATATTCACAATTTTCCCAAAGGGAAAATATACGGCACATTTTTACATAATATTCTTAAAAAACAAAATTTTAAAAAAATAGATTTAATATGGTTAAAAACAGAATTAAGAAAAAATAATTTAAGTGATAAATGGCTGTCAATGTTATCAGAATGGATATCTAACATTAGTAAGACTCCGTTAATAAATAATGAATTTTATTTATCCAAATTAAATATGCAAAAATATATTAAAGAACTAGAATTTTATTTATCAATTAAAAATACTATTACTGACACTAAAATTAATAAATTAATGAAATTTTATGATTCTATTTCTAAATCATCTCCTAATTTAAAATTTAATTCTATTACAGGAATTTTAACAGGATCCATTGATTTTGTATTTTGTTGGAAAAAAAAATATTATTTTATAGATTACAAAACCAATTGGTTAGGAAGTTCTTATCATTTTTATGATAGCAAAAAAATAAAATACCACATGATAAAAAACAGATATGATTTACAATACCAATTATATAGTTTAGCACTACATAGATATCTACAACAAAAAATTAAAAATTATCAATTTAATTTACATTTTGGAGGAATATTTTTTTGGTTTTTACGCGCAATCGATAATAATAACAAAAACAAAGGAATATTTTATACTCTTCCTAAAAAAATATTTATTGAAAAATTGGATCAAATTTTTTAA
- the ribE gene encoding 6,7-dimethyl-8-ribityllumazine synthase gives MILIETGVSSKDSLISIIISRFNEFINQNLLNGTIDTLKRIGKVKEENILVIKVPGAYELPLIAKNIANLKKYNAIIALGTIIKGNTSHFKYISREVSSGLAKVSLKNNIPIAFGILTTENIEQAIERSGSKMGNKGVEAALCALEMINIIKKIKK, from the coding sequence ATGATATTAATTGAAACAGGAGTATCATCCAAAGATTCATTAATAAGCATCATTATATCACGTTTTAACGAATTTATTAATCAAAACTTATTAAACGGAACTATAGATACCTTAAAAAGAATAGGTAAAGTAAAAGAAGAAAATATTTTAGTTATAAAAGTACCAGGTGCTTACGAATTACCATTAATTGCAAAAAATATAGCTAATTTAAAAAAATATAATGCCATCATTGCATTAGGAACTATTATTAAAGGAAATACTTCTCATTTTAAATATATATCACGAGAAGTCAGTTCTGGTTTAGCAAAAGTAAGTCTAAAAAATAATATTCCTATTGCTTTTGGAATACTTACTACTGAAAATATAGAACAAGCTATCGAAAGATCTGGTTCTAAAATGGGAAATAAAGGAGTTGAAGCAGCATTATGTGCATTAGAAATGATTAATATAATCAAAAAAATAAAGAAATAG
- the recD gene encoding exodeoxyribonuclease V subunit alpha, which translates to MISLLNQALKKKIINDIDFYFATYVATKNQPAIMLAAACVSYTTNCGHVCLPIFNLENQLVFPKKEKKFTNKLWNLAGNPKNWTKTLLNSNIVSYNTHLTPLVLLKNNLYLNYLWQAEKKVSLFISSNKKEKINVKLSKTTLKSLFNEKNDNFQKIAVAMTIIWKITFIIGGPGTGKTTVVAKILLTLIRISKKNIKIKLTAPTGKSAARLSESLTNALKKIKLNPSEKNMLPKHAITLHALLGISETNKKPFFNKNNLLNVDILIIDESSMIDLLLMEKLIDALPKKTKVIFLGDINQLPPVDPGTILKDIYNNYHYAYSQKNKKILEHITECKIKTIDNLSNNKINDSICILKKKYRFNPISDISKLEEDLNKNKLNLVNKIFFNKYKNITHHEINDKKEYFNMINNIIKGYIEYLNYIKKDQNIKNIIKKFNEYRVICAIKNGIYGIKKINIFIEEIMEKMNIIEFVRINNNIWYIGKPILITKNNKSLGLFNGDIGITLLDNKKILKIFFILPYNNIKIIPIELISEYETTWAMTIHKSQGSEFEHTVLILPNEDQKILTKELFYTAITRARNKLTIYSRKKILFKIIKRKNIRYSGLNT; encoded by the coding sequence ATGATCTCTTTACTAAATCAAGCTTTAAAAAAAAAAATAATTAATGACATTGATTTTTATTTTGCAACTTATGTAGCAACTAAAAATCAACCAGCAATAATGTTAGCAGCTGCTTGTGTAAGTTATACTACTAATTGTGGTCATGTATGTTTACCAATTTTTAATCTTGAAAATCAACTTGTATTTCCTAAAAAAGAAAAAAAATTCACAAATAAATTATGGAATTTAGCAGGAAATCCTAAAAATTGGACTAAAACATTATTAAATAGTAATATCGTTAGTTATAATACTCATTTAACTCCTTTAGTATTACTTAAAAATAATTTATACTTAAATTATTTATGGCAAGCTGAAAAAAAAGTCTCTTTATTTATATCAAGTAACAAAAAAGAAAAAATAAATGTTAAATTATCTAAAACAACATTAAAATCATTGTTCAATGAAAAAAATGATAATTTTCAAAAAATTGCCGTAGCCATGACGATAATTTGGAAAATAACTTTTATAATCGGAGGACCTGGAACAGGAAAAACTACCGTTGTTGCCAAAATATTATTAACATTAATACGCATATCTAAAAAAAATATAAAAATAAAACTAACTGCTCCAACAGGGAAATCCGCAGCACGTCTATCTGAATCTTTAACCAATGCTTTAAAAAAAATAAAATTAAATCCATCAGAAAAAAATATGTTACCAAAACATGCTATTACATTACATGCACTATTAGGAATTTCAGAAACAAATAAAAAACCGTTCTTTAATAAAAATAATTTATTGAATGTAGATATATTAATTATTGATGAATCTTCGATGATTGATTTATTACTTATGGAAAAATTAATTGATGCATTACCTAAAAAAACCAAAGTCATTTTTTTAGGAGATATCAATCAATTACCTCCTGTTGATCCTGGAACGATATTAAAAGATATATATAATAATTATCATTACGCTTATAGTCAAAAAAATAAAAAAATATTAGAACATATTACAGAATGCAAGATTAAAACAATCGATAATCTTTCAAATAATAAAATTAATGACAGTATCTGTATTCTAAAGAAAAAATATAGATTTAATCCTATATCAGATATTTCTAAATTAGAAGAAGACTTAAATAAAAACAAATTAAATCTAGTAAATAAAATATTCTTCAACAAATATAAAAATATTACCCATCATGAAATAAATGATAAAAAAGAATACTTTAATATGATTAACAATATTATAAAAGGATATATTGAATATTTAAATTATATAAAAAAAGATCAAAATATAAAAAATATAATAAAAAAATTCAACGAATATCGTGTTATCTGTGCGATAAAAAACGGAATTTATGGAATAAAAAAAATAAATATATTCATAGAAGAAATAATGGAAAAAATGAATATCATTGAATTTGTTCGAATTAATAATAATATTTGGTACATTGGAAAACCTATTTTAATTACCAAAAATAACAAATCTTTAGGATTATTTAATGGAGACATAGGAATCACTTTATTAGATAATAAAAAAATATTAAAAATTTTTTTTATATTACCCTACAACAATATTAAAATTATACCTATTGAACTTATTTCTGAATATGAAACAACTTGGGCAATGACAATACATAAATCACAAGGATCAGAATTTGAACATACAGTACTAATTTTACCTAATGAAGATCAAAAAATTTTAACAAAAGAACTTTTTTATACAGCTATAACAAGAGCACGTAATAAATTAACAATATATTCTAGAAAAAAAATATTGTTTAAAATAATAAAGAGAAAAAATATAAGATACAGTGGATTAAATACTTAA
- the ribD gene encoding bifunctional diaminohydroxyphosphoribosylaminopyrimidine deaminase/5-amino-6-(5-phosphoribosylamino)uracil reductase RibD: MKDIFYMKKAIKLAKLGEFTTSPNPNVGCIIVKNNIIVGKGWHKKQGEKHAEIHALSMAKGKTKGATVYVTLEPCSHFGLTPPCCLALIQAGILRVVIAVSDPNPKVSGKGIIQLKKAGILITTGIMSKESQNINQGFFKRMKTGIPWIQLKLGISIDGRSALKNGKSKWITSPESRKDVQYFRKKSGVILSSSQTILTDNPLLNIRKDTNILSVSNEIKNQPIRVIIDSKNRIQPFHKCINSKGEIWLARLKKDKNIWPKNVKQIIFSKNKNYINLKHLISYLGNYNINNIWIEAGASLSGSLIKLKIIDELILYVAPKLLGHHAKPLCILEKYLDLNTVPTFTFKDVTKIGTDIRLILKINKNKI, encoded by the coding sequence ATGAAAGATATTTTTTATATGAAAAAAGCTATAAAATTAGCTAAACTAGGAGAATTTACAACTTCACCTAATCCTAACGTAGGTTGTATAATCGTAAAAAATAACATTATCGTTGGAAAAGGATGGCATAAAAAACAAGGAGAAAAACATGCAGAAATACATGCTTTATCTATGGCAAAAGGAAAAACAAAAGGAGCTACCGTTTACGTAACTTTAGAACCTTGTAGTCACTTTGGACTAACTCCTCCTTGCTGTCTTGCGTTAATTCAAGCAGGAATATTACGCGTAGTTATAGCTGTATCAGATCCTAATCCTAAAGTATCTGGAAAAGGAATAATACAGTTAAAAAAAGCAGGAATATTAATAACAACAGGAATTATGTCTAAAGAATCTCAAAATATCAATCAAGGTTTTTTCAAAAGAATGAAGACTGGTATTCCATGGATTCAATTAAAATTAGGAATTTCCATTGACGGACGCTCTGCTTTAAAAAATGGAAAAAGTAAATGGATTACTTCTCCCGAATCACGAAAAGACGTGCAATATTTTAGGAAAAAATCTGGAGTAATACTCAGTAGCAGCCAAACCATCTTAACCGATAATCCATTATTAAACATAAGAAAAGATACTAATATCTTATCGGTATCTAATGAAATAAAAAATCAACCTATACGAGTAATTATAGACAGTAAAAATAGAATACAACCATTCCACAAATGTATTAACAGTAAAGGAGAAATTTGGTTAGCCAGATTAAAAAAAGATAAAAACATTTGGCCTAAAAATGTAAAACAAATAATTTTCTCTAAAAATAAAAATTATATAAATTTAAAACACTTAATATCATATCTAGGAAATTATAATATCAATAATATATGGATAGAAGCAGGAGCTTCTCTCTCAGGATCCTTAATAAAATTAAAAATAATAGACGAATTAATTCTTTATGTAGCACCTAAATTATTAGGTCATCATGCAAAACCATTGTGCATACTAGAAAAATATCTAGATTTAAATACAGTACCAACGTTTACATTTAAAGATGTAACCAAAATAGGCACTGACATACGTTTAATTTTAAAAATAAATAAAAATAAAATTTGA